The following are from one region of the Poecilia reticulata strain Guanapo linkage group LG7, Guppy_female_1.0+MT, whole genome shotgun sequence genome:
- the LOC103467865 gene encoding P2Y purinoceptor 1-like, whose amino-acid sequence MNTSNCTKPDKKLFEHTILPALYVLVFVVGLVLNVWGMKSLLHNWKKLWSINILVLNLGLADMLYLLTHPFLIVYYLKENKWIFGDGFCKVTRFCFNLNLYGSIGFLTCISVYRYLAVVHPTRVMGRLTTTHSVIISAIIWILILSSDDFKVVQHIQ is encoded by the coding sequence ATGAATACATCCAACTGCACTAAACCCGATAAGAAATTATTTGAACATACAATCCTGCCTGCACTCTACGTCTTGGTATTTGTTGTTGGATTGGTCCTGAATGTATGGGGAATGAAGTCTTTGCTGCACAACTGGAAGAAACTCTGGAGTATCAATATTCTTGTTCTTAACCTTGGACTAGCAGACATGTTGTATCTGCTGACTCACCCCTTTCTCATCGTGTACTaccttaaagaaaacaaatggatCTTTGGAGACGGATTCTGCAAGGTAACAAGATTCTGTTTCAACCTGAATTTATACGGCAGCATCGGGTTCCTCACCTGTATAAGTGTGTACCGGTACCTGGCTGTTGTCCATCCAACGAGAGTGATGGGGAGATTAACTACGACTCACTCTGTGATCATCTCTGCAATTATTTGGATTCTG
- the LOC103467866 gene encoding P2Y purinoceptor 1-like translates to MTTNNCTKLDEELLTNNNGLPIFYIFTFVVGFILNACGMLCLANNWKKLRIINVFFLNLGLTNLLFLLTRPFMIVYYFKTATWTFGEPFCKVTRFCFRLNLYGSIGFITCISVYRYLAIVHPIKVMGKLTVIQVVISVVVWILASVGSLPDVIYPKQSGNNETCLPATDEKHIEGYFNYNLIWTFFGFCIPFIIIAGCYGHVALVISRSKLMNKNQKRKILRPLVILILLFSLCYTPYLVLKNLSVYAKYVGFKKPPCPAWYDEVFTVRHVSRGLVSLNCALNPLIYMYFNEDMSAQFSQLQQRCWQMFSCCSKLKSRSEPVPHTEDEVENAL, encoded by the coding sequence ATGACTACAAACAACTGCACGAAACTGGATGAGGAATTACTCACCAATAACAATGGCCTCCctattttttacatctttacatTTGTTGTTGGATTTATCCTGAATGCTTGTGGAATGTTGTGCTTGGCGAATAACTGGAAGAAACTTCGGATTATTAACGTCTTTTTTCTGAACCTMGGATTAACTAACCTGTTGTTTTTGCTCACTCGGCCCTTTATGATTGTGTACTAYTTTAAAACGGCCACATGGACCTTTGGAGAACCTTTCTGCAAGGTAACAAGATTCTGCTTTAGACTGAATTTATACGGCAGCATCGGATTCATCACATGTATCAGTGTGTATCGGTACCTGGCCATCGTTCATCCAATCAAAGTGATGGGGAAATTAACTGTGATTCAAGTGGTCATCTCTGTCGTGGTGTGGATTCTGGCGAGTGTTGGAAGYCTTCCGGACGTAATCTACCCCAAACAATCAGGGAACAATGAAACATGTCTTCCTGCCACTGATGAAAAACACATTGAGGGATATTTTAACTACAACCTCATCTGGACATTCTTTGGATTCTGCATCCCTTTCATCATCATTGCGGGCTGCTATGGACATGTGGCTCTTGTCATCAGCCGCTCAAAACTGATGAATAAGAACCAGAAACGAAAAATTCTAAGACCGTTGGTTATTTTGATTCTTCTCTTCTCACTTTGTTACACTCCCTACCTTGTTTTGAAGAACCTCAGCGTGTATGCCAAATATGTGGGTTTTAAGAAGCCACCTTGCCCCGCATGGTATGATGAAGTCTTTACTGTACGTCATGTAAGTCGTGGTCTTGTGAGCCTGAACTGTGCTCTTAATCCTCTgatttacatgtattttaatgaGGACATGAGTGCTCAGTTcagccagctgcagcagcgATGTTGGCAGATGTTCAGTTGCTGTTCCAAGCTGAAATCCAGGTCTGAACCAGTACCACACACCGAGGATGAAGTTGAAAATGCTTTATGA
- the LOC103467864 gene encoding P2Y purinoceptor 1-like, with protein MNKTHCPQPDKKLFEHTILPTLYILVFVVGLVLNVWGMKSLLHNWKKLWSINILVLNLGLADILYLLTHPFLIVYYLKGNKWIFGDGFCKVTRFCFNLNLYGSIGFLTCISVYRYLAVVHPTRVMGRLTTTHSVIISAIIWILVSAQSLPDMFYPKTYPNGSKCFDSTSYEHIESYLDYXIAWTFFGFCIPFVTIVGCYGHVTFVICRSNMMKKDQKXQILKLMALLILLFLLCYAPYHILKNLSLYSRLLRKQGACPKWDSGVFIARQASRGLVSLHNALNPLVYXCLYEEMVSQFKQLLQGGHQVFSXRFKSKSSSVPVPQTEKEAESDL; from the exons atgaataaaactcaCTGTCCTCAACCGGATAAGAAATTATTCGAACATACAATCCTGCCTACTCTTTACATCTTGGTATTTGTTGTTGGATTGGTCCTGAATGTATGGGGAATGAAGTCTTTGCTGCATAACTGGAAGAAACTTTGGAGTATTAACATTCTTGTTCTTAACCTTGGACTAGCAGACATTTTGTATCTGCTGACTCACCCCTTTCTCATCGTGTACTACCTTAAAGGAAACAAATGGATCTTTGGAGACGGATTCTGCAAGGTAACAAGATTCTGTTTCAACCTGAATTTATACGGCAGCATCGGGTTCCTCACCTGTATAAGTGTGTACCGGTACCTGGCTGTTGTCCATCCAACGAGAGTGATGGGGAGATTAACTACGACTCACTCTGTGATCATCTCTGCAATTATTTGGATTCTGGTGAGTGCTCAAAGTCTTCCAGACATGTTCTATCCAAAAACGTATCCAAACGGATCCAAATGCTTTGACAGCACCTCTTATGAACATATTGAGAGTTACCTGGATTACASCATCGCATGGACATTCTTTGGATTCTGCATCCCTTTTGTCACTATTGTAGGCTGCTATGGACATGTGACTTTTGTTATCTGCCGCTCAAATATGATGAAAAAAGACCAGAAACRACAAATCTTAAAACTGATGGCTCTACTGATTCTTCTCTTCTTGCTTTGTTATGCACCCTACCATATTTTGAAGAACCTCAGCCTGTATTCCAGACTTCTGCGCAAGCAGGGAGCATGCCCCAAATGGGATTCTGGAGTCTTTATTGCCCGTCAAGCAAGCCGTGGTCTTGTGAGCCTGCACAATGCTCTTAACCCGCTGGTTTACNTGTGTCTATATGAGGAAATGGTTTCTCAGTtcaagcagctgctgcagggagGTCACCAGGTTTTCAGTBGTCGTTTCAAGTCGAAATCCAGCTCTGTGCCTGTACCACAGACTGAGAAAGAAGCTGAAAGTGAT TTATGA
- the LOC103467868 gene encoding P2Y purinoceptor 1-like, whose product MTRHFPWNGCLACGLTEIQGGSLSGCFLSLNFHFVSSASEEKGKTDLLLEDKMNTGNCITRHKDLFENKVLPALYILVFVVGLVLNVWGIKSLLHNWKKHRIISILVFNLGLADMLYLLTLPFLIVYYLNGSKWIFGEPFCKVTRFCFKLNLYGSIGFLTCISVYRYLAVVHPMRIKGRLTSTHCVFSSVLVWIFVSAQSIPDMFFPKHSENITGECYDTTDLKNVEKYLHYSLSWTFIGFFIPFVVTVGCYGHVTLVVCRSNTMKKNRKQQILKLMVLLLFLFSFCYAPYHIFKNLTLYSRVQFTRAICPTWDSEVFIAHQASRGLVSLNSALNPLVYLNVNKDMSVQLKQLLYEGSQSFRRLFESRSSSVSVPQSEEEAVSPL is encoded by the coding sequence ATGACAAGACACTTTCCTTGGAATGGGTGCCTCGCCTGCGGCTTGACAGAAATTCAAGGAGGAAGTCTTTCAGGTTGCTTTCTTTCACTCAACTTTCATTTTGTGAGCAGCGCCTCGGAGGAGAAAGGCAAAACTGACTTGCTTCTGGAAGACAAAATGAATACTGGCAACTGCATAACCAGACATAAGGacttatttgaaaataaagtcctGCCTGCTCTCTACATTTTGGTGTTTGTTGTTGGATTGGTCCTGAATGTATGGGGAATTAAGTCTTTGCTGCACAACTGGAAGAAACATCGGATTATTAGCATTCTTGTTTTTAACCTTGGACTAGCAGATATGTTGTATCTGCTGACTCTCCCCTTTCTGATTGTGTACTATCTTAACGGAAGCAAATGGATCTTTGGAGAACCTTTCTGCAAGGTAACAAGATTCTGCTTTAAACTGAACTTATACGGCAGCATCGGATTCCTCACCTGCATAAGTGTGTACCGGTACCTGGCCGTTGTCCATCCAATGAGAATAAAGGGGAGACTGACTTCAACACACTGTGTATTCAGCTCAGTCCTGGTGTGGATTTTTGTAAGTGCTCAAAGTATTCCAGACATGTTCTTCCCCAAACATTCAGAGAACATTACTGGAGAATGTTATGATACaactgatttgaaaaatgtggagaaataCCTGCACTACAGCCTCAGCTGGACGTTCATCGGATTCTTCATTCCGTTCGTCGTCACCGTGGGCTGCTATGGACATGTGACTCTTGTTGTCTGCCGCTCAAATACGATGAAAAAGAATCGGAAACAACAAATCTTAAAACTGAtggttttattgctttttctcttCTCATTTTGTTATGCGCCCTACCATATTTTCAAGAACCTCACCCTGTATTCCAGAGTTCAGTTCACCAGGGCGATTTGCCCCACATGGGATTCTGAAGTTTTCATTGCACATCAGGCAAGTCGTGGTCTTGTGAGCCTGAACAGCGCTCTTAACCCGCTGGTTtacttaaatgtaaataaggATATGAGTGTTCAGTTGAAGCAGCTGTTGTATGAAGGCTCACAGAGTTTCAGACGTTTGTTCGAGTCCAGATCCAGTTCTGTGTCGGTGCCACAGAGTGAGGAAGAAGCTGTCAGTCCTTTATAA